The stretch of DNA CCAAAATGTTCCTGAACGGTAAGGCTAAAGATGTTCGTTGTGACTTCAGTAAACATGCCTGGTGTCCAAGGGTATTGCTGATGCACGTGGCCTAGCTCATGCCACGGTCCCCAACCATCCGTTTTCAATAGATTTAGGTCTAATACATACTGCATGGCTTCCTCAGCATAGGCCGTGTGATTAAACCAAGCGTACATCCAATATCCCTCTTCTTGGGTTTGCCGGTAATGATAACGGAAGTCTGTCGTTCGATGTAAGGAGCTCGCATTTGGTGATAACCCTGATACTTCGGCTTCAATATCGACAACTTCGTCATGCGCTTCTAGTAATTCTTCCGGGTCGGAAACCATCTCTGCAAAACTGATATCTGCTGTAATCATCACTTTAGATGATACTAATTCAAACACAGGCGCAGTGGCATTGTCTTCCAAGCTTTGCTGCCATTCCGCTAGCGTTGTATTTCCTAGTTCAAATGTCGGGATAATGTCTGCGCCATTAATTGTCACTTGTGCCGGTTGATTGGTCGGCTCGCTTTCATTAATCAGATAAAGAATGCCGCTTTCTGAAGCGGTCATTTTATTGACGCCTGGTTTCAGTTCAATCCCTTCTGATCTCCCTTCTGCATATTCATTTAATATCGGTGGGGAGATGACAAGTCTAGGCAGAACGGACTGATTGGCTTTATGCACAGTGACAGTGATTTCTTGACCTTCGGATACATAGCGTCCTGTTGGCTGATAATATGAGGGACCAAACGACACCTTTAAACGCTCTCGTTCATCGTCAATCGTACCGTTTTGTTGTAAAGTAATCGTTGTTTTATTGTCAGGAGCACTTGCCAGTGAATAAGTAGGAAAAATCAAGGTGAAAATTAATAAAAAACTGCTTATCATAGTCATTTTTGCTCTCATTTCCATCTCCCTTTCGGAACAATCTCAATATTTTTTGTGTCACACAACAAGATTTACTTCTAGATAAATCTTCTGAAAAAGTTCAATAGAAAATTTAGCAACCCCCTCCTTTCATTAACTATATAGAAATAAAAACATGATTGTTCATGCGCTTAGAAGTCGCCATTTACACAGTTTCCTCAATGGAGTTCTCTATATTGTTAATTATTAGATTTTTGTAAATATTAAGATTTAAGAGATAATCATTGTACCAGACTGATAGAACGGGGTGATCATGACCTCATTTACACAATGGTCAAGAACGCATTATTTTTTGAAGAATGACAGCATTCATTTAGTATCATTTCGACAATTTGGTGCGAACCCTTCAAGATTTATACAAGCTTAGGAGTTCGCACTTAGAACGGTACACCTAACTTTACACGAGAAACACTTCTGGATATTCTACAATACCATGCACGCCGTCTAAGCTGCCTTTGACGAGCTCTAAGACCATAAAAGCTTCGTCAGAAACATCAAAGGGCGGGAAAATTTGATACTGCGACGCTCGTGTAAATCCGAATTTTGGATAATACCTCTCGTGTCCGATGACAATCACCACTTGAAACCCTAGCATTCTAGCTTTCTCTAATGAATGATGCATTAATGCTTTCCCGACCCCTTGGTTTTGAAAGGCAGGTTTCACAGAGACAGGAGCGAGGGCGAGGGCTTCCGTCGTCTTCGTCTCATTTTTTATTTGAATCTTGCTTAACATAATATGACCGATGAGATCTTCTTCTCGTTCGTAAACGATTGAAAGCTCTGGAATAAACACATCTGTTTTGCGCAAACGGTGTACAAGCTCATGCTCTGTTTGATCGCTGTAGGGTAGTTCAGCAAAGGCTTCTTTGACAAGTTGCTCGGTTCGTTGATAGTCTCGTTTTTCTTCATTTCGAATTCCCATATTGACTGCCTTTCTCTTTACATTCTATTTTTAGTCAATCATTGATCTCCTTCTGGAAATACTTTCTAGACCTCTTCCCCTTTTCCTTCTTTAATTCATCGTGTGAGAAAGAGCCTATATCTTAATCGTGGGGAAGCATTTCGCATCATACATGGCTCTTTAGATAAACTTAACCGTTAGTTCCGGCTTAAATTAAGTAAAAAGTCCCGTAACAGGACATTGGGTCTTGTGTCCTGTTACGGGGCTGCCTTGCGTATTTTGATTGTTTACTCCGCGTTCATGCGCCACACAGTCAATCCTGAACTCATCGTCTGACAATGCCCAATCGCTTGCTGGGCATCGTTCATCGTTGAATTTGTATCGACAAGATAGCGGAATTCGTAAAAGCCGCCTAATGTCGCTTTAAAATTCG from Litoribacterium kuwaitense encodes:
- a CDS encoding M60 family metallopeptidase — translated: MTMISSFLLIFTLIFPTYSLASAPDNKTTITLQQNGTIDDERERLKVSFGPSYYQPTGRYVSEGQEITVTVHKANQSVLPRLVISPPILNEYAEGRSEGIELKPGVNKMTASESGILYLINESEPTNQPAQVTINGADIIPTFELGNTTLAEWQQSLEDNATAPVFELVSSKVMITADISFAEMVSDPEELLEAHDEVVDIEAEVSGLSPNASSLHRTTDFRYHYRQTQEEGYWMYAWFNHTAYAEEAMQYVLDLNLLKTDGWGPWHELGHVHQQYPWTPGMFTEVTTNIFSLTVQEHFGQPSRLEADGVYDRAFEFLEEPSRDYADLGVFEKLVMFWQLDLAYGDDFYPTFFKQVRETPESELPQTNEEKIQQTMVWASEAARQNLIPFFEEWGLSLTDETKDDIVDLGFPELEAEIWKNTDSNNTIEPNPAP
- a CDS encoding GNAT family N-acetyltransferase, with translation MGIRNEEKRDYQRTEQLVKEAFAELPYSDQTEHELVHRLRKTDVFIPELSIVYEREEDLIGHIMLSKIQIKNETKTTEALALAPVSVKPAFQNQGVGKALMHHSLEKARMLGFQVVIVIGHERYYPKFGFTRASQYQIFPPFDVSDEAFMVLELVKGSLDGVHGIVEYPEVFLV